A window of Longispora fulva contains these coding sequences:
- a CDS encoding sigma-70 family RNA polymerase sigma factor, which yields MPGRTPANLTGDLVAARGPLLRYVTSLLAADSHVAEDIVQEALLRAWLHADQLDWQARPIRQWLFRVARNLVVDLRRRDRSIPVGIAPEAFRAADGDPAEAVADRHLLVGGLRRIGPAHREILAHIHLLDRAGDDVAATLGIPRGTVRSRTHNALAALRHAIDLGDTGYRLRRPADPAHCRPRLRSDQR from the coding sequence GTGCCCGGACGCACCCCGGCGAACCTCACCGGCGACCTCGTCGCGGCCCGGGGCCCGCTCCTGCGCTACGTCACCTCGCTGCTGGCCGCGGACAGTCACGTCGCCGAGGACATCGTCCAGGAGGCCCTGCTGCGGGCCTGGCTGCACGCGGACCAGCTCGACTGGCAGGCCCGGCCCATCCGGCAGTGGCTGTTTCGCGTCGCTCGCAACCTCGTGGTCGACTTGCGCCGCCGCGACCGGTCCATACCGGTCGGCATCGCCCCCGAAGCGTTTCGAGCGGCTGACGGTGACCCGGCCGAGGCCGTGGCGGACCGACACCTGCTCGTCGGCGGCCTGCGCCGGATCGGGCCGGCGCACCGCGAGATCCTCGCGCACATCCACCTGCTCGACCGGGCCGGCGACGACGTCGCCGCCACCCTCGGCATCCCCCGAGGCACGGTCCGGTCCCGAACCCACAACGCGCTCGCCGCTCTGCGCCATGCCATTGACCTCGGCGATACCGGCTACCGGCTTCGCCGACCCGCGGACCCCGCCCACTGCCGGCCACGCCTCCGGAGCGACCAGCGGTGA
- a CDS encoding tetratricopeptide repeat protein — translation MPARPAPNAYRRGSWLGAAWCRAVLGPDHPNTLTTRGNLAGKRGEAGDPAGAVTAFENLLPDRVRVLGPDHPRTIATRYSLARWKAREVRR, via the coding sequence GTGCCTGCCCGGCCGGCTCCTAACGCCTACCGTCGTGGGAGCTGGCTGGGGGCGGCGTGGTGTCGTGCCGTCCTCGGCCCCGACCACCCCAACACCCTCACCACCCGCGGCAACCTCGCCGGCAAGCGAGGAGAGGCCGGAGACCCGGCCGGCGCGGTCACCGCGTTCGAGAACCTCCTTCCCGACCGCGTCCGCGTCCTCGGCCCCGACCACCCGCGCACCATCGCCACCCGCTACAGCCTCGCCCGATGGAAGGCGCGTGAGGTTCGCCGTTGA
- a CDS encoding Rid family detoxifying hydrolase, with the protein MNRTAVSTGAAPPAIGPYSQAIVANGLVFCSGTIGTDPVTGLLADGIEAQTEQALRNLGAILTAAGASLSTVVKTTIFYTDPADFATINAIYAGHMSDPAPARSAPANVLLPDGILISIEAIATTGNPASPVHDRGL; encoded by the coding sequence GTGAACCGGACCGCAGTGTCCACCGGGGCCGCGCCGCCGGCGATCGGCCCGTACAGCCAGGCGATCGTGGCCAACGGGTTGGTGTTCTGCTCCGGCACGATCGGCACCGACCCGGTCACCGGGCTGCTCGCCGACGGGATCGAGGCCCAGACGGAGCAGGCGCTGCGCAACCTGGGCGCCATCCTCACCGCGGCGGGCGCGTCGTTGTCCACGGTGGTCAAGACGACCATCTTCTACACGGATCCGGCGGATTTCGCGACCATCAACGCGATCTACGCCGGGCACATGTCGGATCCCGCTCCCGCCCGGTCCGCGCCGGCCAACGTGCTGCTGCCCGACGGGATCCTCATCTCCATCGAAGCGATCGCTACCACCGGGAATCCGGCATCGCCGGTTCACGATCGGGGTCTGTGA
- a CDS encoding class I SAM-dependent methyltransferase, with product MALDEGRLMAFLNTFVGDLGATMAAGSIVIGDKLGLYKALAAGAQSPHELAATTGTSPRYVEEWLRGQAAGGYVQHDAPTGTYRLTEEQAFALTDPDGPVFVPGAFQLALGALKAEPEITEAFRTGEGVGWHRHDGDVFAGCERFFRPGYGANLVSSWLPALDGVEDKLRTGARVADVGCGHGASTTLMARAFPASMFVGSDYHDASVDQARERAEHLGLATSVRFTVAPAQSFAGGPYDLVTTFDALHDMGDPLGAAVNIRSQLADDGTWMIVEPAAGASVADNLNPVGRVYYSFSTFLCVPNALSQEGGYSLGAQAGEEPIRRLAADAGFTRFRRVAATPFNLVYEARP from the coding sequence ATGGCACTGGATGAGGGCCGCCTGATGGCTTTCCTGAACACGTTCGTCGGAGATCTCGGCGCCACGATGGCCGCCGGGAGCATCGTGATCGGCGACAAACTGGGGCTGTACAAGGCCCTGGCGGCGGGGGCGCAGTCACCCCACGAGCTGGCGGCGACAACCGGCACCTCGCCGCGCTACGTCGAGGAGTGGCTGCGCGGACAGGCCGCCGGCGGCTACGTGCAGCACGACGCCCCGACGGGCACCTACCGGCTGACCGAGGAGCAGGCGTTCGCGCTCACCGACCCGGACGGCCCGGTCTTCGTCCCCGGCGCGTTCCAGCTCGCGCTCGGCGCGCTGAAGGCGGAGCCGGAGATCACCGAGGCGTTTCGGACCGGCGAAGGGGTGGGCTGGCACCGCCACGACGGGGACGTCTTCGCCGGCTGCGAGCGGTTCTTCCGCCCCGGCTACGGCGCCAACCTGGTCAGCTCGTGGCTGCCCGCGCTCGACGGCGTGGAGGACAAGCTGCGCACCGGGGCCCGGGTCGCCGACGTCGGTTGCGGTCACGGCGCGTCGACCACCCTGATGGCCCGTGCCTTCCCGGCGTCGATGTTCGTCGGATCGGACTACCACGACGCCTCGGTCGACCAGGCCCGCGAACGCGCCGAGCACCTGGGCCTCGCGACATCGGTGCGCTTCACCGTCGCGCCGGCGCAGAGTTTCGCCGGCGGCCCCTATGACCTGGTGACCACGTTCGACGCGTTGCACGACATGGGCGACCCGCTCGGCGCGGCCGTCAACATCCGTTCCCAGCTGGCCGACGACGGTACCTGGATGATCGTCGAACCGGCCGCGGGCGCCTCCGTGGCAGACAACCTCAACCCGGTCGGCCGGGTGTACTACTCCTTCTCCACGTTCCTGTGCGTGCCCAACGCCCTGTCCCAGGAGGGCGGATACTCACTCGGCGCCCAGGCCGGCGAGGAACCGATCCGCCGACTGGCCGCCGACGCCGGGTTCACCCGGTTCCGCAGGGTCGCCGCCACGCCGTTCAACCTCGTGTACGAGGCCCGACCGTGA
- a CDS encoding ATP-binding protein has protein sequence MNTTILEREAELATLATAAREAGTGSGSVLLVSGEAGIGKSSLIHGIRSVLPAAGRLLVGYCDDLATPRVLGPLRDLIGSVGTALTRALERGDRAEVLETLRAELDRERQPTVLAVEDVHWADEATLDVLRYLIRRAARLPLVLVLTYRDDELVDDHPLRQLLGVASRAERVRRLRLSRLSLAAVRQLSEASAVDADEVFAVTAGNPYFVTELLAGGDAAAVPLTIADAVSARVAQLDPASAAVLERLAVVPSAVERWLVDALEPDSLALLAPAEQRGLLRVTPRRVGFRHELTRRAVVDSMPAARREAANRGVLAALLARPGIEVSRVVHHAAQAGARDVILEYGPAAAREAADAGAHRQAVAHLRLVLDQQPVLDPPDEAELWERLAVESYTIGAPSEETVAAQRRAVELWRGTDPLALGAALRWLSRICWWAGSPDQANAAADEAVVVLEAAGDDQLLAMALSGKAQLHALAGRAAEAADLAQRAIVLGRDNPAIRSHALNNLAMAQDVLGDPTTLTTFEESLRVALDADEPEHACRAYVNLALVSLARLRLDVARRLLPEGVEFAERSEFLMYFQYLQVAAASLHFMTGDWDEVSPAAEHAFDASPPVRCAALTVFGRAQLRRGDPAAVGTLREAWRMGIGLGESQWVTPAAAALAEAGTLDPGADPALEELTEAYELAGRFGTVAERAELAYWLGRAGRTVGRGGLEHPYALLADGRWAEAAEAWRTAGCRYEYAMALATSPEPDDQLTALAVLDALGARPLARLVRARLRDLGTRVPRGPAASTRGNPAGLTERQLEVVRLLAQGTSNVEIARLLVVSVRTVESHVAAVLTKLGARTRQAAAERAADLGLLKLR, from the coding sequence GTGAACACCACCATCCTGGAACGCGAGGCCGAACTGGCCACGCTGGCCACCGCCGCGCGCGAGGCGGGCACCGGATCCGGCTCGGTACTCCTCGTGTCCGGCGAGGCCGGGATCGGCAAGTCGAGCCTGATCCACGGCATCCGGTCCGTTCTGCCGGCGGCCGGCCGGCTCCTGGTGGGGTACTGCGACGACCTCGCGACGCCGAGGGTGCTCGGCCCGCTGCGTGACCTCATCGGCAGCGTCGGAACCGCGCTGACCCGCGCGCTGGAGCGCGGCGACCGGGCCGAGGTGCTGGAGACGCTGCGCGCCGAGCTCGACCGGGAGCGCCAGCCGACCGTCCTGGCGGTCGAGGACGTGCACTGGGCCGACGAGGCCACCCTCGACGTGCTGCGCTACCTGATCCGCAGGGCCGCGCGGCTGCCGCTGGTCCTGGTCCTCACCTACCGCGACGACGAACTCGTCGACGACCATCCGCTGCGGCAGCTGTTGGGCGTCGCCTCCCGGGCCGAGCGGGTCCGCCGGCTGCGACTGTCCAGGCTCAGCCTGGCCGCGGTGCGCCAGCTGAGCGAGGCCAGCGCCGTCGACGCCGACGAGGTCTTCGCCGTGACCGCCGGCAATCCCTACTTCGTCACCGAGCTGCTGGCCGGCGGGGACGCCGCGGCGGTGCCGTTGACGATCGCCGACGCGGTCTCGGCCCGGGTGGCGCAGCTCGACCCGGCGAGTGCCGCCGTCCTCGAACGTCTCGCCGTGGTGCCCTCGGCGGTGGAACGGTGGCTCGTCGACGCACTCGAACCCGACAGCCTGGCGCTGCTCGCCCCCGCCGAGCAGCGCGGCCTGCTGCGGGTCACACCGCGCCGGGTGGGCTTCCGCCACGAGCTGACCCGGCGCGCGGTGGTGGACTCGATGCCGGCCGCCCGTCGGGAGGCGGCCAACCGCGGCGTGCTCGCCGCCCTGCTGGCCCGGCCCGGCATCGAGGTGTCGCGGGTGGTGCACCACGCGGCACAGGCCGGTGCCCGCGACGTCATCCTGGAGTACGGTCCCGCCGCGGCCCGGGAAGCGGCCGACGCCGGGGCGCACCGGCAGGCGGTGGCGCACCTGCGACTGGTCCTCGACCAGCAGCCGGTACTCGACCCGCCGGACGAGGCGGAGCTGTGGGAACGCCTGGCCGTCGAGAGCTACACCATCGGGGCCCCCTCCGAGGAGACGGTCGCGGCCCAGCGGCGCGCGGTCGAGCTGTGGCGCGGCACGGACCCGCTGGCCCTGGGCGCCGCCCTGCGTTGGCTGTCGCGGATCTGCTGGTGGGCCGGAAGCCCGGATCAGGCGAACGCGGCGGCCGACGAGGCGGTCGTCGTCCTCGAGGCCGCCGGCGACGACCAACTGCTCGCCATGGCGCTGAGCGGCAAGGCCCAGCTGCACGCGCTGGCGGGGCGGGCCGCCGAGGCCGCCGACCTGGCGCAACGGGCCATCGTGCTCGGCCGGGACAACCCGGCGATCCGGTCGCACGCGTTGAACAACCTGGCCATGGCGCAGGACGTGCTCGGTGACCCGACAACGCTGACCACCTTCGAGGAGAGCCTGCGGGTCGCGCTCGACGCCGACGAGCCCGAGCACGCGTGCCGGGCGTACGTGAACCTGGCCCTGGTGAGCCTGGCCCGTCTGCGCCTCGATGTCGCCCGCCGCCTGTTGCCCGAGGGCGTCGAGTTCGCCGAGCGGTCGGAGTTCCTGATGTACTTCCAGTACCTGCAGGTGGCCGCGGCGTCGCTGCACTTCATGACCGGGGACTGGGACGAGGTGTCACCAGCCGCCGAGCACGCCTTCGACGCCTCTCCGCCGGTGCGCTGCGCCGCGCTGACCGTGTTCGGCCGCGCCCAACTGCGCCGGGGCGACCCTGCGGCGGTGGGAACGTTGCGGGAGGCCTGGCGGATGGGCATCGGGCTGGGCGAGAGCCAGTGGGTCACCCCGGCCGCAGCTGCCCTGGCCGAGGCGGGCACCCTCGACCCCGGCGCCGATCCGGCCCTCGAAGAGCTGACCGAGGCGTACGAACTGGCGGGCCGGTTCGGCACCGTGGCCGAGCGGGCCGAGCTGGCGTACTGGCTGGGCCGCGCGGGCCGGACCGTCGGACGAGGGGGCCTGGAGCACCCGTACGCGCTGCTGGCCGACGGCCGGTGGGCCGAGGCGGCCGAGGCGTGGCGGACGGCCGGCTGCCGGTACGAGTACGCGATGGCGCTGGCCACCAGCCCCGAGCCCGACGACCAGCTCACGGCGCTGGCCGTGCTCGACGCGCTGGGTGCGCGGCCGCTCGCCCGACTGGTCCGGGCCCGGCTGCGGGACCTGGGGACCCGGGTGCCCCGGGGCCCGGCCGCCTCGACCCGGGGGAACCCGGCCGGCCTGACCGAGCGCCAGCTCGAGGTCGTGCGGCTACTGGCCCAGGGGACGAGCAACGTCGAGATCGCGCGCCTGCTCGTCGTCTCCGTGCGCACTGTGGAGAGCCACGTCGCAGCGGTGCTGACCAAGCTCGGCGCCCGTACCCGCCAGGCCGCCGCCGAGCGCGCCGCCGATCTTGGACTCCTCAAACTTCGGTAG